In the Triticum aestivum cultivar Chinese Spring chromosome 2B, IWGSC CS RefSeq v2.1, whole genome shotgun sequence genome, CCAGATTGAATAGAGGGTAGTGTGAATTTTTGAGAACTTCTATGGGAACTTATTTTTTTTCCAACAATTTTTTACCGAAAATGCTCCTGATTTTTAATTTGCGTCTAGTTTTAGTTCTTTTTGGCATAAGCTTCTTCAGTGCAACGCCCTACCTGCTAGTAGTCTGCTCTCACACCATGGCCATTAGGGAAAAGCAAATAAAAATCTTCGAAAATATATACCAGAAAATGAAATAAATCATGGAAGCGCcatgaaaaataaaatgaaaatgaaaatcactaaaaaGATTACATATTCAGAAAACAAGATCATGGATACATGGTAGAGTTAGAATAACCTAACAAGTTCTCCGGAGGAATTGCTAGCACACAATTGACTATGAGGCAGAGGTAGACGGCGGTGGCTGCCCGGTGAGAAAGAGTTTGATGACCGTGCTGTCCGGCGAGGCGCGAGGTAGACGACAGCGGCTATCCGGCGATCCAACGAGACAGGAGATAGACCTTGGTTGCTGGCCGGCGAGTTGGAAGTAAACAACGGTGGCTGAAGGTTGTCCAGTACAAACACTACTGCTACAATGACCACCCAAGACAGACAATAAACCTGCAGCCACAAAATCAAGTATACATGGGACAATCACTAAATTTTATTGCTACTAAACATTGATTATAGTGCCCTAATGACGAACTAAACTAAATCATCAATTGCATTGAATAGAAAGAAAAATAGAGCTGGCTACTGCATGATATACCAGGTGCAGAATTATTGCAACTGCACTAAATCAATCCTAAGTACACTTAATTTTATATGTGATGTGCAGGAAAGCATGGTCGAATAAGAGCGGGTGCAAAGGAAATGATAAAATCAGTATTATGGAATCCTTTCCTCTGCCGGGTTGTACAATTGTCTAAAATTTCCTGATGACTACTGCCATGTATACAGAGATAGAACAAAAGGTCAATACTAAATCTGGTAGACTCCACGGAAAAAGGATCTGCTAGACTAATCACAACGAGTTTAAACTACATCTGATAAAACAGACTGCTGAAATAGAGTACCTGATGCTCACTGTTCGAATCGGTGGCTGCCTTAATTGACGCCGTTTTTGCTGTCGTAGGGAATACACGAACTCTAATAACAATCAAGGATTATGAATAGTCTGAGAACGTTATCATAGCAGTAATATTTAACAACTCTTCAGAAATTGCAGAATCTCTGTAGTTTATCGTATATCTGAATTTTGATATGCTTAGTGGGATTTATTATCAGTGTTCTCTGTAGTTTATAAGCAGCAACTGCCACTGGGGAATGCTACAAGTTGTGAGACATTTGTGAACTCTGAATCTGTGTCTGTTCTGAACTTCAAAACAAACACATGCAACTGAAGTACGAAACTGTTATTAGCATTAGTTAAGTTGTTCCAAGTCATAGTTTACATGTGTGACCTGAACTTGTATGTGTATGCTGCAGCAAGATTTGAGTTGTTTGAACATGCTGCTACAAGTAATCCAAAATTCAAGATTTCATTACTGAATAAAGGCTAGACAGTTAACAGAACTTTATACATATATGGCCTGGGCTTGTGTACGTGTATGATACAGGAGTATGACCATAAGCATACACAGTTAACAATTGATTCTGGAAACTTTAAGGCTGCAATTTCTACTTGTGGGTTTGTGTGACAAACCAAATGATGTTCTCTGCTTAAAAAAATTTATATCATATCCCTCTTCCCTTGAGAGTTTTGTGTTGATGATGGCTACATGTCAAAtacatagcagcagcagcaacgtgcTGCAGTCAGCAGCAGCAGCGTCATTGCAGGCATCGAGGACAACTCAAGTGCCGGACGCGGGCAGCCGCTAATCACGCGATTAGTGATTGCGGAAGTTGCGCAATCTAGCAAACGCACTGCTGGCATATCCACTAGCAATCTGAATCCTAGCTGCTAACTGAATTTTAGTTCAAGGTGCTGCAATGTGCAGTTGCTCCACGCCTCCACCGCTAGCACAAGGTGTGAGGAGGGAAGGACGGGAGGAAGAGATGAGGGCAGGGGAAGATATACCTCTGTTCGTACATCATTACGACCAAGCGCAGCCGGGACCTCCAAGACCTCGCGCCGGCGTCGTCCCCTCCAGAACctcacggcggcggcggtggggacaTACGTGGGCAAGCGGCCACTACGACCCAGACCAGCCTGGGCTTCGCCTCCTGGACCTCGCATCGGCGTCTTCGCCTGCAGGTCCTCGCGCCGACGTCATGGCCAAGGTCCTCACTCCTGCGCCGCCGTCTCCCAGGTCCTCGCGCCGGCTCCCCCTCTCGCGAGATGGGTTAGCCAGATGCGGGGGTTTGACCAGCGAAGTACTAAAAAAAACACACATGACCATAATACCCTTATTGACTAAACTCAATTTTTTTAATTAACAGGTTAAAATCAACGGTGGAAAAAAATCGGTGGGGGGGTTACACGAAATTACAATTCGTAACTCCCCAATCACCGTAAAAGCGCTCTATCCTTTATTCTCACTGCAACAATTCTTCATTCATTGTAGAAAGGCAAAGTAGAAGTCCTACTACCACCTATTAGTGCCTCGTAGTCAGTCACAGCCCATAAGTTCTTTTGCCCTGGCCACAAGATCGGAGAGAAGCGTGTCATACTCCATGAATCCTGCATCTCCCAAGAAGAGCCTGTAGTTTTCAGCCTTTGACGGTGTTTGTTCTACCATTGACAGTGCATCTGTCATCCCGAACGCGTTGAAGCAATCTGCATAGCGAGAATTATACTCCATCAAGTGTATGACTTGCTCGAGTACCACTCTCCTGATCCCAGGACAATGAGCACTAGGTTTCATGTTTGCTTTTAGTGTGTCAACAAGCCTCTTCGCAAATCTCGGCTTAATCTGACCATCATCTAGTTCTCGGGTAAAGTCTTCAGGAATAACTTTACATATCTGTGAACTAAGCCCAATCAGGATCTCTAGTTCTGCCCCATCCACGTCCAGTATTCTTTCCAACACCTGTAATGACATGTATCATTATCAGTTAAAAACTGATGTATATCTCTATCTATAGTCCAGTGGCAAATGAGTGAGCAAAAATAAAGATCAAAATTTTACTGAAACCTTGCGCACAAGAACATACAAAACATGGTAAATTTTATTATGCATCTCTAATAGTGTACTTGTTGCTCGAATTAGCAGGGCTCACCTCTCTCAACGTATGAGATAGCTCCTTCAGGTCTGACTCTGTGAGCTCGGATCGAGCGTGCAGGCACAGATTACGCAGCAGGCTTGCCCCCACATATATGTACCTTCTATCATGGATCAAGATTTTGAGTTCCTTCATGATCCCTGGCTCCTTCGATATAACCAAGCAGTTTTGGACGCTTTGTATTGTCAG is a window encoding:
- the LOC123040842 gene encoding uncharacterized protein — translated: MMYEQRVRVFPTTAKTASIKAATDSNSEHQVYCLSWVVIVAVVFVLDNLQPPLFTSNSPASNQGLSPVSLDRRIAAVVYLAPRRTARSSNSFSPGSHRRLPLPHSQLCASNSSGELVRLF